The Candidatus Zixiibacteriota bacterium genome includes the window GCGCCATCCTCAATCGCTGGATTCAGGGTTGCCACATCGCGCACCCCTCCGTCCACGAACGGTTGTTTGGAAATCATCGAAACCGGCATAACAACCGGAATCGCGGTGCTGGCAATAATATATTTGACCAGGTTGGTTGTGGTCTTATCGGCCAAAATAAGTTTGCCGTTGGCAATGTTAACGGTGCCGGCTTTGTAAATAATGGGAGCGTTCTGGATATTTTCCTCAGTCATGATCGAATTAATCAGATCTCGCAATCTCTTTGTGTCGATCATGCCGTCAAATGTTGAAAATACTAAACTTTTCGCGAGTGAGAAAAAACCGTGTTTTTTGCCGATTTTATCAAACGACGTGATTTTCGTTCGCCAAAAATCAGCCAGCTCTTCCCCAATTTTGGGCCAGTCGATACTCTGACTTTGGGCAAAATCTCGCCCCGCTTTGTCGGCGAGAAAACCCCCATTAAGACTGCCAACAGAGATCCCATAAATGGCCGTAGGCTTAATTCCCGATTCGAGGACCTCTTGAATGGCCCCGGCCTGGAAGGCGCCTTTAATGGACCCTCCGCTTAAGACTAAAGCAGTTTTCATAAATCTCCCCCAGGAAAAAATTTTGATAATAGGTTGCGCACAAAATTCATTAGGATGATTTAAACTTATAATTTATGTTAATGATATTATGATATAAAGTCAAGTGAAAATAGTATATGTATATCAGCGATAATGTTGAATAAACAAAACGTTTGGATTACAATTTGACAAGTGATGGGACGAATCCCACGCCCTGATGACTTAAGGCACCCGGCAACCTACATCCGGAATCTGGATGTGTAGTTGGCAGTACTTGTACGAGTTATTTACATGATTTAATATTTTATAGGTCACCCACATTTTTCTTTCGAAAATTCCGTGTAATTAAACAAACCCGATTCGCATCCAGCAGATTGGGTGTGTTTTGTCATTATCTGGTTATTTACTACAAGATTGTTGGTGCTTACTGGCAACAAATGTAATTCATTAATGTAGATCGGTGTTCCGAGCGTTAGTAAGAAACTCGACAAAATTCTGATATTGGAATATAAGGTTGGGAAAAGTTGACATCCTTGCATAATAAAAATATTTTCAAAATTCATCCGTTTTATCGAAAAATAATCGCACCTTTAAGAAAATCAAAAATACTCAGTGGTTGCGTATTTGGTGTGA containing:
- a CDS encoding patatin-like phospholipase family protein — encoded protein: MKTALVLSGGSIKGAFQAGAIQEVLESGIKPTAIYGISVGSLNGGFLADKAGRDFAQSQSIDWPKIGEELADFWRTKITSFDKIGKKHGFFSLAKSLVFSTFDGMIDTKRLRDLINSIMTEENIQNAPIIYKAGTVNIANGKLILADKTTTNLVKYIIASTAIPVVMPVSMISKQPFVDGGVRDVATLNPAIEDGADEIICILCQPKDLSATSINLGKLEEFAERIMEIVVNETVNNDIEWAQYINEHCPEDGSPVTSGPFEGYRHVKLTIIRPTGPLDIKLTDFNANDIKRIYDNGREIAKKALHPEPVPIV